From the Petrotoga miotherma DSM 10691 genome, one window contains:
- the infB gene encoding translation initiation factor IF-2, translating to MSKTRIYEVAKELGMNSKELMEFLEKELNISVKSHMSTIEEETVQAIKDLIEEERQAKKEVKKQKEPPKEKKKTPEKIKVKEKLEEEPVEEKPVREVTITTQEITLDILAKRLELEQNDIIKDMFMKGIVLRPGQKLDKTMAEDISMSYNVILNFEIEKEEAEEKEEDVEVILAKKWNDIYEKEKDKLAPRPPVVTIMGHVDHGKTTLLDKIRNTHVADKEEGGITQSIGAYQIEYNDQKITFIDTPGHEAFTEMRARGAQVTDIVVLIIAADDGVMPQTIEAYNHAKSANVPIIVAINKIDKPNANIELTKQQMVSKLNLIPEDWGGNTITIPISAKTGKGIDELLEMIILVAEMQEIRCIPEGKARAVIIESRVDKAMGPLGTVIVKDGILKVGDDFISGSTYGRVRRMINDRGESLKRAVPSTPVQVLGFNDVPNTHSIMYVVDSKEEARALAEKIKEKEEEKSKGPAKRHMRLEDIMQKMEEEEKKKLNILLKASTYGEIEALKNAIQKFENPEINIEIIHAGIGPVSTSDIMLASASDAIVLGFRVKADSKALKMAEAEGIEVRRYNIIFDLIDDIKKALEGMLEPIQKEELTGNGVIKEEFKIKGVGKIAGVQVNEGYVQRDGGVRIYRNGGLVADVKIKSLKHYKDEVKSIEAPKECGIQFENFEDFTKGDELEFYKHVFVKRELDLEQKTK from the coding sequence GTGTCGAAGACCCGAATATACGAAGTCGCGAAGGAGTTAGGAATGAACTCTAAAGAATTAATGGAATTTTTGGAAAAGGAATTAAATATCTCTGTCAAAAGTCATATGAGCACTATAGAAGAGGAAACGGTGCAAGCTATTAAGGATCTTATTGAGGAAGAAAGGCAAGCTAAAAAGGAAGTAAAAAAGCAAAAAGAACCGCCAAAAGAAAAGAAAAAGACTCCAGAAAAAATAAAAGTCAAGGAAAAATTAGAAGAAGAACCTGTCGAAGAAAAGCCCGTAAGAGAAGTCACTATAACTACGCAAGAAATAACGCTTGATATTTTAGCGAAACGCCTCGAATTAGAACAAAACGATATTATAAAAGATATGTTTATGAAAGGCATAGTATTGAGGCCAGGTCAGAAACTAGATAAAACCATGGCAGAAGATATTAGTATGAGTTATAACGTTATTTTGAATTTTGAAATCGAAAAAGAGGAAGCAGAAGAGAAAGAAGAAGATGTAGAAGTTATTCTTGCCAAAAAGTGGAACGATATTTATGAAAAAGAGAAAGACAAATTGGCTCCACGTCCACCGGTTGTCACTATTATGGGACACGTTGATCATGGGAAAACGACTCTATTAGATAAAATTAGAAATACCCATGTTGCTGATAAAGAAGAAGGCGGTATTACTCAATCTATAGGTGCTTACCAGATAGAGTATAACGATCAAAAGATTACTTTTATCGATACCCCTGGTCATGAAGCATTTACAGAAATGAGAGCCAGAGGAGCTCAAGTTACGGATATAGTTGTTCTTATCATTGCGGCAGATGATGGGGTGATGCCTCAAACAATAGAGGCTTATAATCATGCAAAAAGTGCCAACGTTCCTATAATAGTGGCGATAAATAAAATTGACAAACCTAATGCCAACATTGAATTAACAAAACAACAGATGGTATCTAAACTCAATCTTATTCCAGAAGATTGGGGTGGAAATACTATAACTATTCCAATTTCTGCAAAAACAGGTAAAGGAATCGATGAGTTATTGGAAATGATAATTCTAGTAGCTGAAATGCAGGAGATAAGATGTATCCCTGAAGGAAAGGCTAGAGCAGTGATAATAGAAAGTCGGGTTGATAAGGCTATGGGGCCTTTGGGAACGGTTATAGTTAAAGATGGGATATTGAAAGTTGGAGATGACTTTATTTCAGGTTCTACTTATGGTAGGGTCAGAAGAATGATAAATGACAGAGGAGAAAGTTTAAAAAGAGCCGTTCCTTCCACTCCTGTACAAGTTTTAGGTTTTAACGACGTTCCGAACACACATTCTATTATGTATGTGGTTGATTCAAAAGAAGAAGCTCGAGCATTAGCAGAAAAAATCAAAGAAAAAGAAGAAGAAAAAAGTAAAGGTCCAGCTAAAAGACACATGAGGCTTGAAGATATTATGCAAAAAATGGAAGAGGAAGAAAAAAAGAAATTAAATATTTTATTAAAAGCTAGTACTTATGGAGAAATAGAGGCTTTAAAGAATGCTATTCAAAAGTTCGAAAATCCAGAAATAAATATAGAAATTATACATGCCGGGATAGGGCCTGTAAGCACAAGCGATATAATGTTAGCTTCCGCTTCAGATGCGATTGTTCTGGGTTTTAGAGTAAAAGCTGATTCAAAGGCATTAAAGATGGCAGAAGCTGAAGGAATAGAAGTTAGAAGGTATAATATTATATTTGACTTGATTGATGATATCAAGAAAGCTTTAGAAGGTATGTTAGAGCCTATTCAAAAGGAAGAGCTTACTGGAAATGGTGTAATTAAAGAAGAGTTCAAGATAAAAGGTGTAGGAAAAATTGCTGGTGTTCAAGTAAATGAAGGTTACGTTCAAAGGGATGGTGGAGTTAGAATCTATAGAAATGGTGGTTTAGTTGCCGATGTGAAAATTAAGAGTTTGAAACATTATAAAGATGAAGTTAAATCCATTGAAGCACCTAAAGAATGTGGAATTCAATTTGAAAATTTCGAAGATTTCACTAAAGGTGATGAATTAGAATTTTATAAACATGTATTTGTTAAACGAGAATTGGATTTGGAACAAAAAACTAAATAA
- a CDS encoding L7Ae/L30e/S12e/Gadd45 family ribosomal protein, which translates to MKVARKRGSENNMGNEYSLREQKILSYMGFAAKANKIVYGKQGLRNYIRSFQKKKVILIPRDTGSRVKLDVIKHCEIFDVPYIELNSPKSILAKALGKQNISVVGITDENIIEGILKTFQ; encoded by the coding sequence ATGAAGGTTGCACGAAAAAGGGGATCAGAAAACAACATGGGGAATGAGTATTCCTTAAGGGAACAAAAGATCTTGAGCTATATGGGGTTTGCTGCTAAAGCCAATAAGATAGTTTATGGTAAACAAGGGTTGAGGAATTATATTCGTTCATTTCAGAAGAAGAAAGTAATACTTATTCCAAGGGATACTGGTTCAAGAGTGAAATTAGATGTAATCAAACATTGTGAAATTTTCGATGTACCTTATATAGAATTGAACTCCCCAAAGTCAATTTTAGCTAAGGCTCTTGGTAAACAAAATATAAGCGTCGTCGGAATTACAGATGAAAATATTATCGAAGGAATATTGAAGACGTTCCAATAA
- a CDS encoding ABC transporter ATP-binding protein encodes MIKIENLSVNYETKTGLIEALKGVNLELKKGEFLCILGPSGCGKSTLLRVIAGFIPLTSGKCLMHENPIEGPDWHRGVVFQSPTLYPWLTVKGNIEFGPKSRGVPKDKIEEISKFFIQEVDLTGFEEKYPFELSGGMKQRVALARVLANYPEVILMDEPFGSLDAFTRSNMQNLIRNIWLENKCSIFFITHDVDEALMLGTKVLVMSPRPGKIIKEFTLDFTNKLLTQKAKYILHSDEYFNTKSEILDLINSQSEI; translated from the coding sequence TTGATAAAAATTGAAAATTTGAGTGTCAATTACGAAACAAAAACCGGTTTAATAGAAGCATTGAAAGGTGTTAATTTAGAATTAAAAAAAGGTGAGTTTCTTTGTATTTTAGGGCCCTCCGGTTGCGGAAAAAGTACTTTGCTAAGAGTAATAGCAGGTTTCATCCCATTAACTTCTGGAAAATGTTTGATGCATGAAAACCCTATAGAAGGGCCAGACTGGCATAGAGGAGTTGTATTTCAGTCCCCTACACTCTATCCATGGTTGACTGTTAAAGGGAACATAGAGTTTGGACCAAAAAGTAGGGGTGTACCAAAAGATAAAATCGAAGAAATTTCAAAATTCTTTATTCAAGAAGTTGATCTTACTGGTTTTGAAGAAAAATACCCTTTTGAACTTTCGGGAGGTATGAAACAGCGAGTAGCTCTTGCAAGAGTTTTAGCAAATTATCCTGAAGTTATCTTAATGGATGAACCTTTCGGATCTTTAGACGCATTTACTAGAAGCAACATGCAAAATTTGATTCGAAATATTTGGTTAGAAAATAAGTGTAGTATATTTTTCATAACCCATGACGTAGACGAAGCTTTAATGCTAGGTACAAAAGTTTTAGTTATGTCTCCCAGGCCTGGAAAAATAATAAAAGAATTCACCTTAGATTTTACTAACAAGTTGCTAACTCAAAAAGCAAAATATATACTTCATTCAGACGAATATTTCAATACAAAAAGCGAAATTTTAGATTTAATAAATTCTCAAAGTGAAATATAA
- a CDS encoding chorismate mutase, whose product MGSEYKVVGIRGATSLTEDHPMKVTENVIELWNEIMNKNDISRIISVIFSVTPDIKSLNPATILREKLDLNNVPFMSLEEASFNDSRKKIIRVLIICESSTQNFVYLHEAKNLRTKKE is encoded by the coding sequence ATGGGTTCTGAATATAAGGTAGTTGGAATTAGGGGAGCAACTTCTTTAACCGAAGACCATCCAATGAAAGTAACTGAAAATGTTATAGAGCTATGGAATGAAATAATGAATAAAAATGATATATCACGTATAATATCGGTGATATTTTCTGTAACACCTGACATCAAAAGTCTCAATCCTGCTACCATTTTACGTGAGAAATTAGATCTGAATAACGTTCCTTTTATGAGTTTAGAAGAAGCTTCATTTAACGATTCTCGAAAAAAAATAATAAGGGTGCTGATTATTTGTGAAAGCAGCACCCAAAATTTTGTATACTTACATGAGGCAAAAAATTTAAGAACAAAAAAAGAATAA